Proteins from a single region of Bacteroidota bacterium:
- a CDS encoding redoxin domain-containing protein — MANNNNIFLSFLLLTLMWSCNKSTDESLSNIELSTLDKTVFKFEYVYKHAVSVITFFSPECPLSENYTKNLNDLQKKYDGMDVLFVGIVPGNFYSEQKIDSFKTLYNVQGFLLLDRDKKLTNYLNATITPETFVLDSTGTVRYSGAIDNWAVDLGQKREVITEFYLMDAIEALLSDREVAVTHAPAVGCFIE, encoded by the coding sequence ATGGCAAATAACAACAACATATTTTTATCCTTTCTATTATTAACTCTGATGTGGAGTTGTAATAAAAGCACGGACGAATCATTATCCAACATCGAATTATCTACCTTAGATAAAACCGTATTTAAATTTGAATACGTTTACAAACATGCTGTTTCGGTAATTACTTTTTTTTCACCCGAATGTCCATTGAGTGAGAATTACACAAAAAATTTAAATGACTTACAAAAAAAGTATGATGGTATGGATGTGTTATTTGTTGGAATCGTTCCCGGCAATTTTTATTCAGAACAGAAAATTGATTCTTTTAAAACATTATATAATGTGCAGGGATTTTTATTATTGGACAGAGATAAAAAACTTACCAATTATTTAAATGCGACTATCACACCTGAAACATTTGTATTGGATAGCACAGGTACTGTTCGTTATAGCGGTGCAATAGATAATTGGGCTGTTGATCTCGGACAAAAGCGTGAAGTGATTACGGAATTTTATTTAATGGATGCGATTGAAGCACTATTGAGTGATAGAGAAGTTGCTGTTACACATGCGCCTGCGGTTGGTTGCTTTATTGAATAG
- a CDS encoding agmatinase family protein codes for MKYAEAKQKKIESFDVNGIGADNGQLFGLPFNYEESEMIILPIPWEVTVSYKAGSAKGPDAILEASKQTDLYDHDLPDAWQRGIFMLQSPAEWNQKNVTLRRKAAEYIRLLESGNAENMQDALSEINAECEGLRKWIFEQTTTLLKEGKIVGLLGGDHSTPLGYMQACGQHYGEFGLLHIDAHADLREAYEGFNYSHASIMFNALQIPQLKKLVQVGLRDVCQAEIDIIAKEKEKISAFHFHEIKNKIHAGGSWKNVCDEIINALPQQVYISFDIDGLDPKLCPNTGTPVPGGFEMDEVIFLMRSLVDAGKTIIGFDLVEVAPGNDEWDGNVGARLLLKMCNLTLKSNGK; via the coding sequence ATGAAATATGCAGAAGCAAAACAGAAAAAAATTGAATCCTTTGATGTAAATGGAATTGGTGCAGACAATGGTCAACTCTTTGGACTTCCTTTTAATTATGAAGAAAGTGAGATGATTATTTTGCCCATTCCTTGGGAAGTTACTGTCTCCTATAAAGCGGGTTCAGCAAAAGGTCCGGATGCTATTTTAGAAGCATCCAAACAAACTGATTTATATGATCATGATTTACCCGATGCTTGGCAACGTGGAATATTTATGTTGCAATCGCCGGCAGAATGGAATCAAAAAAATGTAACACTACGTCGTAAAGCTGCGGAATATATTCGCTTGCTTGAATCCGGAAATGCAGAAAATATGCAAGACGCACTTTCTGAAATTAATGCAGAATGTGAAGGATTGCGGAAATGGATTTTTGAACAAACAACTACGCTGCTGAAAGAGGGAAAAATTGTGGGCTTATTAGGTGGCGATCACAGCACTCCTTTGGGTTATATGCAGGCATGCGGACAGCATTATGGCGAGTTTGGATTATTACATATTGATGCACATGCCGATTTGCGGGAAGCGTATGAAGGATTTAATTATTCGCATGCATCTATTATGTTTAATGCATTGCAAATTCCACAATTAAAAAAATTAGTGCAAGTGGGTTTGCGTGATGTTTGTCAGGCAGAAATAGATATCATTGCTAAAGAGAAAGAAAAAATTTCTGCATTTCATTTTCACGAAATAAAAAATAAAATACATGCAGGAGGCAGTTGGAAAAATGTATGCGACGAAATAATAAATGCATTGCCTCAACAAGTATATATCAGTTTTGATATTGATGGATTAGATCCAAAACTTTGTCCGAATACAGGTACTCCGGTTCCGGGTGGATTTGAAATGGATGAAGTAATTTTTCTGATGCGCAGTCTTGTAGATGCCGGTAAAACAATTATCGGTTTTGATCTTGTGGAAGTGGCTCCGGGCAATGATGAATGGGATGGCAATGTAGGAGCCCGTTTACTTTTAAAAATGTGTAATCTTACTTTAAAAAGCAATGGCAAATAA
- a CDS encoding T9SS type A sorting domain-containing protein — translation MKTDNIGNQLWQKSFGGPGTDVIEGLLPTQDGGFLLTGRSSAAGGDIPFHYPGGAGDDDAIVIKIDSAGEIIWLKVLGGSGDDGPLGDIIENERGYYIINIGAHSNDYDLADSGISGDKRWIVKLDSLGNIVDESFMSGDTDLYTYTGPTVMTYNDGFLIVGQGDPDSELYPTSPEHDSDEGAMAIFNANLDLTFYKQWGGSEFEGFARVIEDKTSGNFYFIGASASPDYDLPDNYNNGEELDYWLFATDSNFNTLWSKNFGGSDNCGDLACGSFNGDILLKDNMLYAFIKNTIPDSFPDFDIECGYERNFYFETDAWLIAFDLTTVEITEPEITEQNLFEIYPNPASDEITIISNAKESQFYIVIQDLSGRKMYDSSLYIFEEVKINVADPLCRHVYHFNFR, via the coding sequence ATGAAAACCGATAACATTGGTAATCAACTTTGGCAAAAGTCTTTTGGCGGTCCCGGCACAGATGTGATTGAGGGGTTGCTTCCAACACAAGATGGCGGCTTTTTACTCACCGGCCGCAGCAGTGCCGCCGGTGGAGACATCCCATTTCATTATCCGGGTGGTGCGGGAGATGATGATGCGATTGTAATTAAAATAGATAGTGCTGGTGAAATAATTTGGTTGAAAGTGCTGGGTGGCAGCGGGGATGATGGACCGTTGGGTGATATCATTGAAAACGAGCGGGGTTATTACATCATTAATATAGGTGCTCACAGCAATGATTATGATTTGGCAGATAGCGGTATCAGCGGCGACAAGCGTTGGATCGTAAAATTAGACAGCCTCGGCAATATTGTGGACGAAAGTTTTATGTCGGGGGATACAGATTTATATACTTATACCGGCCCTACAGTAATGACTTATAATGATGGCTTTTTAATCGTTGGACAGGGAGATCCGGATTCTGAATTATATCCTACTTCCCCTGAACACGATTCCGATGAGGGAGCGATGGCAATTTTTAATGCCAATCTTGATTTAACCTTTTATAAGCAATGGGGAGGTAGTGAATTCGAAGGTTTTGCACGGGTGATTGAAGATAAGACAAGTGGAAATTTTTACTTTATAGGTGCAAGCGCATCGCCTGATTATGACTTGCCTGATAATTATAACAATGGAGAAGAGTTGGATTACTGGCTGTTTGCTACCGATAGCAACTTCAATACATTATGGAGCAAAAACTTTGGCGGCAGTGATAACTGTGGCGATTTGGCATGTGGCAGTTTTAATGGCGACATACTTTTGAAGGATAATATGTTATATGCCTTTATTAAAAATACCATCCCTGATTCATTCCCAGACTTTGATATTGAGTGCGGGTATGAAAGAAATTTCTACTTTGAAACCGATGCCTGGTTAATTGCTTTTGATTTAACAACCGTAGAAATAACTGAACCTGAAATAACAGAGCAAAATCTATTTGAAATTTATCCAAACCCTGCGAGTGATGAAATTACAATAATAAGTAATGCTAAAGAAAGCCAATTTTATATTGTAATACAGGATTTGTCCGGCAGAAAAATGTATGATTCATCACTTTATATTTTTGAAGAAGTAAAAATTAATGTTGCTGATCCTCTCTGCCGGCATGTATATCATTTCAATTTCAGATAA
- a CDS encoding asparaginase: MNITIIVTGGTFDKEYDEIHGNLYFKDTHLNEILKLGRCTVPVNTKTLMMIDSLYMNEADREKIATECAMCDDDKIVITHGTDTMVESAEVLAGKNIDKTIVLTGAMIPYKFGSSDGLFNMGCALAFVQSLPHGVYVTMNGRYFLWNNVRKNRKTGFFEEIKNV; the protein is encoded by the coding sequence ATGAATATTACAATAATTGTTACCGGTGGTACATTCGATAAGGAATATGATGAGATACATGGAAATCTATATTTTAAGGATACACATTTAAATGAAATTTTGAAGTTAGGCAGATGTACTGTTCCGGTGAATACAAAAACATTGATGATGATAGATAGCTTATACATGAATGAAGCAGACAGAGAAAAAATTGCAACGGAATGTGCGATGTGTGATGATGATAAAATTGTAATTACGCATGGAACTGATACTATGGTAGAATCAGCAGAAGTACTTGCGGGAAAAAATATTGATAAAACTATTGTACTTACCGGCGCAATGATACCTTATAAGTTTGGCAGCTCTGATGGATTATTTAATATGGGTTGTGCTTTAGCTTTTGTGCAATCTTTACCACATGGCGTTTACGTTACCATGAACGGCAGATATTTTCTCTGGAATAATGTGCGCAAAAATCGGAAGACAGGATTTTTTGAGGAAATAAAAAATGTATAG